AACCAATCCTGGGGCGTGCAGTCCAGAGCGTCTTTATGTAAGCAGACACCCGCGTTGTTGAATAATAAGTCCAGCGTTCCCATCTTTTCCTCCGCTTCATCGAACGCTTTCTTTACCTGCTCCGGCTTTGTGACGTCGCATCGAATGGCCGCCGCGCGTACGCCGTACTCGTTCGCGATCTGTTCCGCAACAAGCGCGGCGTCGTTGATATCAAAGACAACGATATCGGCTCCCGCATCCGCAAGATACCCGGCCACAACTTTCCCTATCCCCTGATTTCCCCCTGTTACGACCGCCACTTTCCCTTTCAGGGAAAAGATATCATGTTTCATCCATTTTCCTCTCCTTCTCAAAAAATTATGACATATATTTATAAATATTATTTATAAATATAATTGTAAATAGTATTTATAAAATATATTTGCATTATAGTCTCGGCTATTTCAATTGTCAATCCTCTTTCGTCTATTTTGTTTAATTTTACAAGAAATATAGAATAATTTTGGCTATTTATTACAGATTGGCTTTCAATTCCTATTTTCCGGAGGATAATAAGGTCATACAATTTTAAATGAACCCGACCACAGGCCTTTTCTTCCTGTTTCTTTGGTGAGTGCGCTGAAAAATAAAAAGCGGTGCTTTTCCTTTTCAGAAAAGCACCGCCCCGGTTTTTACTTTCCGCTGAAGAACCCTTCCCATATAAAAAAGGCACCGGAAATTTCCCCAGTGCCTTTGCGCTTACTGAACGCCGGATGATTCCTTTTGAGACCGAAGCCGTTTCACCAGCTCCGCAGGAGTTGTCCCGGCTTCCCTGGCTGCTTCCAGCAGCTGACGGATGTCCTCCTGCTCTTTTGCGGCAAG
This window of the Ruminococcaceae bacterium BL-6 genome carries:
- a CDS encoding protein of unknown function (Evidence 5 : Unknown function), which codes for MPFLYGKGSSAESKNRGGAFLKRKSTAFYFSAHSPKKQEEKACGRVHLKLYDLIILRKIGIESQSVINSQNYSIFLVKLNKIDERGLTIEIAETIMQIYFINTIYNYIYK
- a CDS encoding conserved protein of unknown function (Evidence 4 : Unknown function but conserved in other organisms), whose product is MPRGPRKRSLEEQIADVDSKIQELQEKKKQLLAAKEQEDIRQLLEAAREAGTTPAELVKRLRSQKESSGVQ